The Allofrancisella frigidaquae genome has a segment encoding these proteins:
- a CDS encoding transposase, with product MPRTHGYTLKGEKCYGVKDFGNKNRTNAIGALYNGNLICVGLFNCNVDTSLYTQWVKDELLNQLPDNSVYVIDNASFHKESEIKPLLESKGHILLYLPPYSPEYNKIENKWAQAKHLKRKYNCDIDTLFKQYM from the coding sequence ATGCCTAGAACTCATGGCTATACTCTTAAAGGTGAAAAATGCTATGGAGTTAAAGATTTTGGTAATAAAAATAGAACCAATGCTATTGGTGCTTTATATAACGGTAATTTAATATGCGTGGGGTTATTTAATTGTAATGTTGATACTAGCTTATACACTCAATGGGTTAAAGATGAACTATTAAATCAATTACCTGATAACTCTGTTTACGTTATTGATAATGCTAGCTTTCATAAGGAAAGTGAAATTAAACCATTATTGGAATCTAAGGGGCATATACTTTTATATTTACCTCCATATTCTCCCGAATATAATAAAATTGAAAATAAATGGGCTCAAGCTAAGCATCTCAAAAGAAAATATAATTGTGATATCGATACTCTATTTAAACAATATATGTAA
- a CDS encoding IS630 transposase-related protein: MTYSLDFRKKVLSIKESQDLTFEATANRFGIGKNTVYLWSKEISPKKGKSRPDIKLNKPELLQDIKANPDAYQYERAKKFGVSQSCICYALKKLEITYKKRLIATLKQILLSKSNLNKS, encoded by the coding sequence ATGACTTACTCCTTAGATTTTCGTAAGAAAGTATTATCAATAAAAGAGTCTCAAGATTTAACCTTTGAAGCTACAGCCAATAGATTTGGCATAGGTAAAAATACAGTATACCTCTGGAGTAAAGAAATAAGCCCTAAAAAAGGTAAGTCAAGACCAGATATAAAGTTAAATAAACCAGAACTATTACAAGATATTAAAGCTAATCCTGATGCATATCAGTATGAACGAGCTAAAAAGTTTGGTGTAAGCCAAAGTTGTATATGTTATGCATTGAAGAAGCTTGAGATAACATATAAAAAAAGACTTATAGCCACCCTAAAGCAGATCCTATTAAGCAAAAGCAATTTAAACAAAAGTTAG
- a CDS encoding trimeric intracellular cation channel family protein, with translation MHNYHIGITGPFIFSIMFMFGIIAESMTGVISSSRRNMDAFGVVAIALITALGGGVVRDLLLGNLPVTIILHPYYIVICLVFSVIAIFTQKYINKFYNIFLILDSIGLIAFAYIGSSIAYQICYEVFEMSFVSVLVVSTVIAIVNGVAGGIMRDMICNDIPVAFKSELYASVAAIVGFLNAAFIYFNVDLYVSTVVIISTGLTIRIMTILYKWKLPII, from the coding sequence ATGCACAATTACCACATAGGAATAACGGGCCCTTTTATTTTTAGCATTATGTTTATGTTTGGAATAATCGCTGAGAGTATGACTGGTGTTATATCTTCTTCAAGACGCAATATGGATGCTTTTGGTGTAGTTGCTATAGCTCTAATCACAGCTTTAGGTGGTGGTGTAGTCAGAGATTTACTATTAGGAAACTTACCTGTAACAATTATATTGCATCCTTATTATATAGTCATATGTCTAGTTTTTTCAGTTATAGCTATCTTTACCCAAAAATATATAAATAAATTTTATAATATCTTTCTAATTCTTGACTCTATCGGTTTAATAGCTTTTGCATACATTGGTAGCAGTATTGCTTACCAAATTTGTTATGAAGTTTTTGAAATGAGCTTTGTAAGTGTACTGGTAGTTAGCACAGTCATAGCTATAGTTAATGGGGTTGCTGGTGGAATAATGCGAGATATGATTTGTAATGACATTCCTGTAGCTTTTAAATCAGAGCTATACGCCTCTGTTGCAGCTATTGTTGGTTTTTTAAACGCTGCTTTTATCTACTTTAATGTAGATTTATATGTTAGTACTGTAGTTATTATTAGCACAGGACTAACTATCAGAATTATGACGATACTTTATAAATGGAAATTGCCTATTATTTAA
- the rsmD gene encoding 16S rRNA (guanine(966)-N(2))-methyltransferase RsmD: protein MKTNTVRVIAGKYKNRRLKFPDISGLRPTSDQLKETIFNWLAPYIDNSICIDAFAGSGSLGIEGLSRGATKAIFYELNIKAINQLKQNLQNLEISNFELYKTDSVKALGTLNMPNSRLIIFLDPPFNKNIIPKTLNTILENSFIPQGTIIYVETEKQTNFSLEGFEILKEKETSNIKAKLIIKNNLNS, encoded by the coding sequence GTGAAAACTAACACTGTTCGTGTGATAGCTGGTAAATATAAAAACCGTAGACTTAAATTTCCTGACATCAGTGGTCTTCGTCCCACTTCAGACCAATTAAAAGAAACTATTTTTAATTGGTTAGCTCCATATATAGATAACAGTATCTGTATAGATGCTTTTGCAGGAAGTGGTAGTTTAGGAATAGAGGGTTTATCAAGAGGTGCTACAAAAGCTATATTCTATGAACTTAATATCAAAGCTATAAACCAACTAAAACAAAACTTACAAAACCTAGAAATTTCAAATTTTGAATTATATAAAACCGATAGTGTAAAAGCTCTTGGCACACTTAATATGCCTAACTCTCGCCTAATTATTTTTCTAGATCCACCTTTTAATAAAAACATTATTCCTAAAACACTTAATACTATACTTGAAAATAGCTTTATTCCTCAAGGAACTATCATCTATGTAGAAACTGAAAAACAAACTAATTTTAGCCTTGAAGGCTTTGAGATATTAAAAGAAAAAGAGACCTCTAACATCAAAGCTAAATTAATAATAAAAAATAATTTAAATTCTTAA
- a CDS encoding M16 family metallopeptidase, whose product MIQKFNINDTNIYFQKDTNLPMVDIQLNFRAGSAFDGKLNGLADLAVGLFATKTKLSSEQELINKITDIGASIHAETSKEFFCIKVRVLSESNILKQIVAILREIFTDPDFDESILEREKIQTLTHIDYLHKQPNYLASLEFSKQLFAKNPYSHPTIGYKSSIQKITIKDITNFYDKYICANNANICIVGDICESDTQNLAKEIISSLPKGQTNTQNFIQLPAEPAIIKKQFNSNQTSILVGHQLLLDILDPLYFPLKLGNEILGGSGLNSLLFNKVREELGLVYNIGSDVNINPDYGSFMISAQTSNPNLALNTIKEVYEEFIHKKIDDEIVENTKKNIEGTHLLTSVKNSSKLNMLSSIANKKLPLDFFDKYVENINSITPAQISQAFQQIQKNAVVTVIVGDVK is encoded by the coding sequence ATGATCCAAAAATTTAACATCAATGACACAAACATATACTTCCAAAAAGATACTAACCTACCTATGGTAGATATTCAGCTTAATTTTAGAGCTGGTTCTGCATTTGATGGCAAACTAAATGGTTTAGCTGACTTAGCAGTAGGCTTATTTGCCACAAAAACAAAGCTTTCTAGCGAACAAGAACTTATAAATAAAATTACAGATATAGGTGCATCGATTCATGCTGAAACTAGTAAAGAATTTTTTTGTATTAAGGTTAGAGTTTTAAGTGAGTCCAATATATTAAAACAGATAGTAGCTATTCTTAGAGAAATCTTTACAGATCCAGATTTTGATGAAAGTATCCTTGAAAGAGAAAAAATACAAACACTTACACATATTGACTATTTACATAAGCAACCTAACTACCTAGCATCATTAGAATTTTCTAAACAACTTTTTGCTAAAAACCCTTACAGTCATCCTACTATAGGTTATAAGAGTAGTATACAAAAAATAACTATCAAAGATATTACCAATTTCTATGATAAATATATATGTGCTAATAATGCTAATATTTGTATAGTTGGTGATATATGTGAATCTGACACTCAAAATTTAGCTAAAGAAATTATAAGCTCTCTACCCAAAGGTCAAACAAACACGCAAAATTTTATCCAGTTACCAGCTGAGCCTGCTATTATAAAAAAACAATTTAATAGTAATCAAACTTCAATTTTAGTGGGTCACCAACTTCTGCTGGATATATTAGATCCTTTATATTTCCCATTAAAACTTGGTAACGAAATACTTGGTGGTAGTGGTCTAAACTCTCTATTATTTAACAAAGTTAGAGAAGAGCTCGGATTAGTTTACAACATTGGAAGTGATGTAAATATTAACCCTGATTATGGTAGCTTTATGATATCAGCTCAAACAAGTAATCCAAATTTAGCTTTAAATACCATAAAAGAAGTGTATGAAGAGTTTATTCATAAAAAAATAGATGATGAGATAGTTGAAAATACAAAAAAGAATATAGAAGGTACACATTTATTAACTTCAGTAAAAAATAGCTCAAAACTTAATATGTTGTCATCTATCGCAAACAAAAAATTACCTTTAGATTTTTTTGATAAATATGTTGAAAATATAAACTCTATAACGCCAGCACAAATTAGTCAAGCTTTCCAGCAAATCCAAAAAAATGCTGTTGTAACGGTGATAGTTGGAGATGTCAAATAG
- a CDS encoding M16 family metallopeptidase yields MQIYTYSLNNGLNIYIKPNKRAPVVLSQIWYKVGSTYEPQKLTGISHMLEHMMFKGTDKYSKKDMNSLVENNGGIQNAFTSFDYTAYYQFWHKRNLELSLSLESSRMSNLIFDENEFIPEKKVVLEERNLRVDDKPFSYAFEQFMKLAYQTNSRHTPIIGWREDIENYTLSSLKKWYQKHYAPNNASIVIVGDVDKDSAHSMIRDYFDSIPCSTISKPKEEYSLINFGYRQLEVKKPPNDTSAVIMGYITPSLTTEYQKNDPFALMILNSILGSSDASILQQKLVRDETLCCHIDSEYSPFIKGEDIFIITAIANHDQSLENIQNKIEKTIHDLKTNGITQEQLTRAKVTIKADKIFAMDSLETQANLIGSLASINLDIDYYKHLNKLYDVTIEDVNRVLNEYFDKPNLTSVHLLKD; encoded by the coding sequence ATGCAAATATACACATACTCCCTTAATAATGGCCTAAATATATATATAAAACCCAATAAACGAGCACCTGTTGTTTTATCCCAAATATGGTATAAAGTTGGGTCAACTTATGAGCCTCAAAAGTTAACTGGCATTTCCCATATGCTCGAGCATATGATGTTCAAAGGTACAGATAAATATTCTAAAAAAGATATGAACAGCTTAGTGGAAAATAATGGAGGTATTCAAAATGCTTTTACTAGCTTTGACTATACTGCTTATTACCAATTTTGGCATAAGAGAAACTTAGAATTAAGTTTATCATTAGAATCTTCTCGTATGAGTAACCTTATTTTTGATGAAAATGAGTTTATTCCAGAAAAAAAAGTAGTTTTAGAGGAACGTAACCTTAGGGTTGATGATAAACCTTTTAGCTATGCTTTTGAACAATTTATGAAACTAGCATACCAAACAAATTCTCGTCATACACCAATAATAGGTTGGCGTGAAGATATTGAAAATTACACTTTAAGTAGTCTAAAGAAATGGTACCAGAAGCACTATGCTCCAAATAATGCCAGTATAGTGATAGTTGGAGACGTTGATAAAGATTCAGCGCATTCTATGATAAGAGATTATTTTGATAGTATACCTTGCTCTACTATTTCAAAGCCTAAAGAAGAATATAGTTTAATCAATTTTGGTTACAGACAATTAGAAGTTAAAAAACCACCTAATGACACATCTGCTGTAATAATGGGTTATATAACCCCTTCTTTAACTACTGAATACCAAAAAAATGATCCTTTTGCGCTAATGATTTTAAACAGTATTTTAGGTAGTTCTGATGCTTCTATCCTCCAGCAAAAATTAGTTAGAGATGAAACTTTGTGCTGTCATATAGACAGTGAATATTCACCTTTTATAAAGGGTGAAGATATATTTATTATTACAGCAATAGCGAATCATGATCAAAGCTTAGAAAACATTCAAAATAAAATTGAAAAGACTATTCATGATTTAAAAACTAATGGTATAACACAAGAACAGCTTACACGTGCTAAAGTTACTATTAAAGCAGATAAAATATTTGCTATGGATTCATTAGAAACACAAGCAAACCTTATTGGTTCATTAGCTAGTATCAATTTGGATATTGATTATTATAAGCACCTTAACAAACTTTATGATGTAACCATTGAAGATGTAAATAGAGTGCTTAACGAATACTTTGACAAACCAAATCTTACATCTGTACATTTACTAAAGGATTAA
- the lptG gene encoding LPS export ABC transporter permease LptG, giving the protein MFLNRIDRYVFKTVLNSFLIVTTIFCILFFIFTYLAQVSNSHNNASNWELIVNTLYQLPGILYTLLPACAMVGALMGLSLLANNSEIIVLRSSGRSTFQIAKGVIIVGLIGAFIAVVFGGYVAPVLQKLADTNTVQYNSNNIWLKTSDGITHIQHINPEKRSATAISKFIIDDNQLKEVRFAATAKYATDNVANAYNINKIIYPTSDKQKQLDIVKNISQDKWTNPLPLSVARIITINDNDYLSLTQLTKFMVSNTQANDNTLSLKFWQEVFQPVSLMVLILISVPLSIGSNRSSTLIIKLILGALFGFSFFIINQIFGPIALILRIPPIFGAAGPTIIALALLIYLFIKSKET; this is encoded by the coding sequence ATGTTTTTAAATCGCATTGATCGCTATGTCTTTAAAACAGTATTAAACAGTTTTTTGATTGTTACTACTATTTTTTGTATTTTATTTTTTATTTTTACATATTTAGCACAAGTTAGTAATAGCCATAACAACGCTAGTAACTGGGAGCTGATTGTAAATACCTTATACCAATTACCAGGAATCTTATATACCCTACTACCTGCTTGTGCTATGGTAGGCGCACTTATGGGCCTTAGCTTACTAGCAAATAACTCTGAAATTATTGTTCTTAGGTCTTCAGGACGTTCAACTTTTCAAATTGCTAAAGGAGTTATTATCGTTGGATTAATTGGTGCTTTTATTGCCGTAGTATTTGGAGGTTACGTAGCTCCTGTATTACAAAAACTTGCTGATACTAACACCGTACAATACAACAGTAATAATATATGGCTAAAAACATCTGATGGAATCACTCATATACAACATATCAATCCAGAAAAAAGGTCTGCTACTGCAATTAGTAAATTCATAATAGATGACAACCAACTAAAAGAAGTTCGTTTTGCAGCTACAGCAAAATACGCTACGGATAATGTAGCAAATGCTTACAATATTAACAAAATTATTTACCCAACCTCAGATAAGCAAAAACAACTCGACATTGTAAAAAATATAAGTCAAGACAAATGGACAAATCCTCTACCTTTATCTGTAGCTAGAATTATAACAATTAATGACAATGATTATTTAAGCTTAACGCAATTAACAAAATTTATGGTTTCCAACACTCAGGCTAACGATAATACTTTGTCTTTAAAATTCTGGCAAGAAGTGTTTCAACCTGTATCTTTAATGGTCTTAATACTAATTTCCGTACCCCTTAGTATCGGTTCTAACAGATCATCCACCCTTATTATCAAACTTATCTTGGGTGCGCTTTTTGGCTTTTCATTTTTTATAATCAATCAAATTTTTGGACCTATAGCACTTATACTACGTATACCGCCTATTTTTGGTGCAGCTGGACCAACCATAATTGCATTAGCTCTGCTAATATACTTATTTATCAAATCAAAAGAAACTTAA
- the lptF gene encoding LPS export ABC transporter permease LptF has product MILEKYYNRDIVNTFTSITLFIISIVSANLLIRLFQKAYSQGLGMDTIIKFVILTLPQNVTFVIPVAMFLAIILCFGKYFSNNEMFVTLAGGVTWLQIALNTLKPTIVLTIAAFFSSMYLIPLANQTTDVFQTSLSARALISSITDGKVLTIPNGRVLYINNKSGNKLNDLFLYQQTLRDKDYKIITAPQATVKTDKTAAFLNFTDVNIYTRELNSFKATYGTADKAIYTIYDNSIRDYNHYRMDRLYFGELVTNSLKGKNRFTAELFSRFNNCISIIIASLLALSLCRLYPRQNKYAKLLPSVIVLALYLCSVMFTNTLMAKGNIPAWVGIWLPHIFFAVFAIRTIKKQNGTSNKR; this is encoded by the coding sequence TTGATTCTAGAAAAATACTATAACAGAGACATTGTAAACACTTTTACTTCCATAACCTTATTTATCATATCTATAGTATCTGCTAACTTACTTATTAGGCTTTTCCAAAAAGCTTATTCACAAGGCTTGGGTATGGATACTATCATAAAGTTTGTAATTTTAACATTACCTCAGAACGTAACTTTTGTTATTCCAGTAGCTATGTTCTTAGCTATAATTCTGTGTTTTGGTAAATATTTCTCAAACAATGAAATGTTTGTAACCTTAGCTGGTGGAGTTACATGGCTACAAATAGCTTTAAATACTTTAAAACCTACTATTGTTTTAACAATAGCTGCTTTTTTTTCATCTATGTATCTGATACCTTTAGCTAACCAAACGACTGATGTATTTCAAACCTCATTATCAGCACGTGCCTTAATATCCTCAATAACAGACGGAAAAGTACTTACTATACCAAACGGTAGAGTGTTATACATCAATAATAAATCTGGAAACAAACTAAATGACTTGTTTTTATACCAGCAAACTTTAAGGGATAAAGATTATAAAATTATTACCGCGCCGCAAGCTACAGTTAAAACAGATAAAACAGCCGCTTTTTTAAACTTCACAGATGTAAACATATACACACGTGAGTTAAACTCATTTAAAGCTACTTATGGTACTGCTGATAAAGCAATATATACGATTTATGATAACTCTATTCGTGATTATAATCACTATAGGATGGATAGATTATATTTTGGAGAATTAGTGACAAACTCTTTAAAAGGAAAAAATAGGTTTACTGCTGAACTTTTCTCAAGATTTAACAACTGTATCAGCATAATAATCGCTAGCTTACTTGCACTTTCACTATGTAGATTATATCCACGCCAGAACAAGTACGCCAAGCTTCTTCCGTCTGTGATAGTTTTAGCCTTATATTTGTGTTCGGTAATGTTTACTAACACACTGATGGCAAAAGGTAATATCCCAGCTTGGGTAGGAATTTGGCTACCACACATTTTCTTTGCAGTGTTTGCAATAAGAACTATCAAAAAACAAAATGGGACATCCAATAAAAGGTAA
- a CDS encoding leucyl aminopeptidase, translating into MKLTITDNVSLSSEVIIVAQENLQKLVAQTKCPNSKKILEKRVFKAKFGEALPLLHGEKTVILLGIGLRQDFLSSEYDKAITKACDFLKKLSIEEVAININYVFESFDIRQFASETIRALVSESYVFDELKTTKENYSLNHIELVYSGNQDLKQAAQIGSAIACGQNYAKDLQNLPANICNTDYMLNEARELTSKYDKFDLEYLGQDAMAELGMGCALAVGRGSDMPNYTVSMKYNGGAADQAPIVLVGKGLVFDNGGVCIKPAAGMDTMKMDMGGAAVVMGTMKTLAMLNLPINVVGVMALAENAVDSRSYRPGDVLKSMKGITVEVSNTDAEGRLVLCDTLTYIGKYKPKAVIDMATLTGAMVISLGDAFSGLFSNSDKLANSLQQAAQASNDLVWRLPLHKPYLDKIKSKVADIDNCNRDRSAGSIVAALFLSKFTEDYEWAHLDIAGSAMGDFTNCKASGRPVPLLTHYLLSQAK; encoded by the coding sequence ATGAAATTGACTATAACTGATAATGTTAGCTTAAGTTCAGAAGTGATAATTGTTGCTCAAGAAAATTTACAAAAATTGGTGGCTCAAACTAAGTGTCCAAATTCAAAAAAAATACTGGAAAAAAGAGTTTTTAAGGCTAAGTTTGGGGAAGCTCTTCCCTTATTACATGGTGAAAAAACAGTAATACTTTTAGGAATTGGTTTAAGACAAGATTTTTTAAGTTCAGAGTATGATAAAGCTATTACTAAAGCATGTGATTTTTTGAAGAAACTAAGTATAGAAGAAGTTGCAATCAATATAAATTATGTATTTGAAAGCTTTGATATAAGGCAGTTTGCGTCTGAAACCATTAGGGCTTTAGTATCAGAAAGTTATGTTTTTGATGAGCTAAAAACAACAAAAGAAAATTATAGTTTAAACCATATAGAGTTAGTTTATTCAGGTAATCAAGACCTTAAGCAAGCTGCTCAAATAGGTTCTGCTATAGCATGTGGGCAAAATTATGCTAAGGATTTACAGAACTTACCAGCTAATATTTGTAATACTGATTATATGCTTAATGAAGCTAGGGAGCTTACCTCTAAATATGACAAATTTGATTTGGAGTATTTGGGTCAAGATGCAATGGCAGAGCTGGGCATGGGTTGTGCTTTAGCTGTTGGTAGAGGTTCAGATATGCCAAATTATACTGTATCTATGAAATACAATGGTGGCGCTGCGGATCAAGCTCCTATAGTGTTAGTAGGTAAGGGTTTAGTGTTTGATAATGGTGGGGTATGTATAAAGCCTGCTGCTGGTATGGATACTATGAAAATGGATATGGGTGGCGCTGCTGTCGTCATGGGGACTATGAAAACTCTAGCAATGCTTAATCTTCCTATCAATGTGGTAGGTGTGATGGCTTTAGCAGAGAATGCGGTAGATTCTAGATCTTATCGTCCAGGTGATGTACTTAAAAGTATGAAAGGTATAACAGTAGAGGTTAGTAACACAGATGCAGAAGGTAGACTTGTCTTATGTGATACATTAACTTACATTGGTAAATACAAGCCAAAAGCAGTTATAGATATGGCGACTTTAACGGGAGCTATGGTTATATCTTTAGGCGATGCTTTTTCTGGTTTATTTTCTAATAGTGATAAGCTGGCAAATAGTTTACAGCAAGCAGCGCAAGCTTCTAATGATTTGGTATGGAGGTTGCCTTTACATAAGCCTTATCTAGATAAAATTAAAAGTAAGGTAGCAGATATAGATAACTGTAATAGAGATAGATCAGCAGGGTCTATTGTAGCGGCTTTATTTTTGTCTAAGTTTACAGAAGATTATGAATGGGCGCATCTGGATATAGCAGGCTCAGCAATGGGAGATTTTACAAATTGTAAAGCAAGTGGACGTCCTGTACCACTTTTGACTCATTATTTATTATCTCAAGCAAAATAA